In Aegilops tauschii subsp. strangulata cultivar AL8/78 chromosome 3, Aet v6.0, whole genome shotgun sequence, one genomic interval encodes:
- the LOC109784145 gene encoding probable calcium-binding protein CML10: MGKIKMPALFRRRSSSKSRSASPPPPQDEQQEGTRPASGAGSPARSAEEEMERVFRKFDANGDGRISRPELAALFDSLGHAATEDELTRMMAEADADGDGFISLEEFAALNATAPGDDEEDLRLAFKVFDADGSGDISAAELAHVLHGLGEKATVQQCRRMIEGVDKNGDGLISFDEFKVMMASGFTAKMA; this comes from the coding sequence ATGGGCAAGATCAAGATGCCGGCCCTGTTCCGCCGCCGCTCCTCCTCCAAGTCGCGgtccgcctcgccgccgccgccgcaggacGAGCAGCAGGAGGGCACCCGGCCTGCGTCGGGCGCGGGGTCCCCGGCGCGGTCGgcggaggaggagatggagcGGGTGTTCCGCAAGTTCGACGCCAACGGCGACGGCCGGATCTCGCGGCCGGAGCTGGCCGCCCTCTTCGACAGCCTGGGCCACGCGGCCACGGAGGACGAGCTGACCCGCATGATGGCCGAGGCGGACGCGGACGGCGACGGCTTCATCAGCCTGGAGGAGTTCGCGGCGCTGAACGCCACCGCGCccggcgacgacgaggaggacCTGCGGCTGGCCTTCAAGGTGTTCGACGCGGACGGCAGCGGCGACATCTCGGCCGCCGAGCTGGCGCACGTGCTCCACGGCCTCGGCGAGAAGGCCACGGTGCAGCAGTGCCGGCGCATGATCGAGGGCGTCGACAAGAACGGCGACGGGCTCATCTCCTTCGACGAGTTCAAGGTCATGATGGCCTCCGGCTTCACCGCCAAGATGGCCTGA